TACACGGTGTACCGGGTCCGCGACGCCCTCAAGCGGGGGCCGTACATGGCCGGCGTGAAGACCGCCCTCGACCTGCGCGGGTTCGACGCCGGGCCGCTCCGAAGCCCCCTGCGAACGATGGACGAGACCGACCGCGCGGCGCTCGAACGCGACCTGCGCGAACTCGACCTGCTGTAGGGGGCGTCGGATCCCCCGACGCGCCTTCTCTTCCAAGGCGATTAAACATTATTATATGAATATCACAAGTGGCAATAAGATACATCACACCTAATACGTCTACGTATACGACATGGCATATCCGTACAGCCCGCTGGTCGCGTTCGCCGTCGGCATCGCGGCCGTCGTGTTCCTGCTGGTGTACCTGGACCTCCCCGCGTTCCTCGGTCTCGTCGTCGCCACGCTCCTCGTCGGACTCGTGACGCCCGCCGTTCCCCTCCCGAAGATCCCGGCGAAGCTGGCGTCGGCCTTCGGCGAGAACATGGCCGGGATCGGCATCCCGATCCTGATGGCGGCCGTCATCGGGAAGTCCATGCTCGAGAGCGGATCGGCGGAGCGCATCGTCCGCGGCGCGACCGCGGTGACGGGTCGGGACAACGCCGACATCGCCCTGTGGGGGAGCAGTTCCTTCCTCGCGATCCCCGTCTTCTTCGACAACGTGTTCTACCTGATGGCCCCGCTCGCGCGGTCGATGCGGGCGCGGGTCGGCGACAACTACGCGCTCTACCTCGTCGTCGTCGGGGCGGGTGCCGCGACCACGCACGTGTTCGTGCCGCCCACGCCCGGTCCGCTGGCCGTCGCCGCCGAGGTCGCCCCCGGCAGTCTCGGGATGGTCATCCTCGTCGGCCTGGCGGTCGCCGTCCCGTCCGCGCTCGTCGCGGGGCTGCTCTACGGGCGGTGGATCAACCGCCGCATCGAGATCCCGCTGCGCGACGCGATGGACACCTCCGGCGACGACATCAGGGAGATCTCGAACCGCTCGCTCGACAGGCTCCCCGGGATCGGCGAGGCGACCCTGCCGGTGATTCTCGCGGTCGTCCTCGTCGCCTCCAACACCGTGGTGACGACCTTCCTCGGCGAGTCGTACGTCCTCGGCCCCATCGACCTCGCCGCGATCACCGGCTTCCTCGGCAACCCGAACTTCGCGCTCACCGCCGCCGCGCTCACCGCGGCGGCCACGTACCGCCGGTGGGCACCGTTCGACGACACGACGTGGAGCGACCAGCTGACGGAGGCGCTCAGGAGCGGCGGCAACATCGCCGCGATCACCGCCGCCGGCGGCGCGTTCGGCGCGATGCTCGCGGCCGCCGGCATCGGCGACTTCGTCGCCGAGGCGCTCGCCGACGTCGGCCTCGGACTGCTCGTCACCGCCTGGCTCATCGCCGCGCTCGTTCGCGTCGCGCAGGGGTCCGCGACCGTCGCCATGCTCACGACGGCGGGCATCGTCGCGCCGCTCGTCGGGAGCCTCGCCGTCCACCCCGCCTACCTCGTGATGGCGATCGGTGCCGGCGGCAACATCGCCTCGTGGTACAACGACAGCGGGTTCTGGCTGGTGAAGGAGATCGGCGGCCTCACGCAACTGGAGACGCTCAAGACGTGGACCGTCCTGACGACGATCATCTCGGTGACGGGGCTGGCGGTGGTCCTCGTCATGTCGCGGATCGTCCCGCTCGCCTGAACGCCGTCGAGCCGAGAGCCTCAAACTTTTACTAACGGGCGAGTGAACTCCCGCCATGGCCAGGGACTACACCTCGCTTCACGACCCGAACGCGGAGTACACGATGCGGGAACTCTCCAGCGAGTCGATGGGCCTCGCGAACGACCGCGGCGCGCGCGACGTCGAGATCACGGACGTCCAGACGGCGATGGTCGACGGAAACTTCCCGTGGACGCTGGTGCGCGTCTACACCGACGCGGGCGTCGTCGGCACCGGCGAGGCCTACTGGGGCGCGGGCGTCCCCGAACTCGTCGAGCGGATGACGCCGTTCGTCGTCGGCGAGAACCCGCTCGACATCGACCGCCTGTTCGAGCACCTCGTCCAGAAGATGTCCGGCGAGGGCTCGATCGAGGGCGTCACCGTCACCGCCATCTCGGGCATCGAGATCGCGCTGCACGACCTCGCCGGGAAGCTCCTCGA
The Halomarina pelagica DNA segment above includes these coding regions:
- a CDS encoding GntP family permease, encoding MAYPYSPLVAFAVGIAAVVFLLVYLDLPAFLGLVVATLLVGLVTPAVPLPKIPAKLASAFGENMAGIGIPILMAAVIGKSMLESGSAERIVRGATAVTGRDNADIALWGSSSFLAIPVFFDNVFYLMAPLARSMRARVGDNYALYLVVVGAGAATTHVFVPPTPGPLAVAAEVAPGSLGMVILVGLAVAVPSALVAGLLYGRWINRRIEIPLRDAMDTSGDDIREISNRSLDRLPGIGEATLPVILAVVLVASNTVVTTFLGESYVLGPIDLAAITGFLGNPNFALTAAALTAAATYRRWAPFDDTTWSDQLTEALRSGGNIAAITAAGGAFGAMLAAAGIGDFVAEALADVGLGLLVTAWLIAALVRVAQGSATVAMLTTAGIVAPLVGSLAVHPAYLVMAIGAGGNIASWYNDSGFWLVKEIGGLTQLETLKTWTVLTTIISVTGLAVVLVMSRIVPLA